A stretch of Lentibacillus sp. JNUCC-1 DNA encodes these proteins:
- a CDS encoding M42 family metallopeptidase, whose product MSTYPNTEETIGLIKQLVSIPSPSGYTTRVIDFVEDYFKELNVETYRNRKGGLIATLPGQDTGKHRMLTAHVDTLGAMVKEVKASGRLKIDLIGGFKYNSIEGEYCTIHTADGNSLTGTILMHQTSVHVYKDAGKAERNQENMEVRIDAKVENAEDVRALGVEVGDFVSFDPRVETTGNGFIKSRHLDDKASVAILMQLAKHLKTENKTLPYTTHFLISNNEEIGYGGNSNITPETVEYLAVDMGAMGDGQSTDEYTVSICVKDASGPYHLGLRNHLVNLAKSNGIGYQLDIYPYYGSDASAAIKAGHDIVHGLIGPGIDSSHAFERTHETSLQCTESLLYHYIQSDMAI is encoded by the coding sequence TTGTCTACTTATCCAAACACAGAAGAAACCATTGGCTTAATTAAGCAGCTTGTTTCGATTCCGAGTCCATCTGGTTATACCACTCGAGTTATTGACTTTGTCGAGGATTATTTTAAAGAGTTGAACGTTGAGACGTATCGGAACCGTAAAGGCGGGCTTATTGCAACTTTACCCGGGCAAGATACAGGCAAGCATCGGATGTTGACGGCACATGTTGATACGCTTGGGGCGATGGTGAAAGAAGTGAAAGCGAGCGGGCGGCTTAAGATCGATCTTATTGGAGGGTTTAAGTACAACTCGATTGAAGGGGAATACTGTACCATACATACGGCTGACGGTAATTCGTTGACAGGTACCATTCTCATGCATCAGACATCTGTTCATGTTTATAAAGATGCCGGGAAAGCAGAACGAAACCAGGAAAATATGGAAGTGCGCATTGATGCAAAAGTGGAAAATGCCGAAGACGTGCGTGCACTTGGGGTTGAAGTAGGTGATTTTGTGTCGTTCGATCCACGGGTAGAAACAACAGGTAATGGCTTTATTAAATCGCGTCACCTTGATGACAAAGCAAGTGTTGCGATTCTAATGCAACTTGCAAAGCACCTGAAAACAGAAAATAAAACCCTGCCATATACAACCCATTTCCTCATTTCAAATAACGAAGAAATCGGCTATGGAGGAAATTCCAATATTACACCTGAAACGGTCGAATATCTTGCTGTTGACATGGGTGCGATGGGTGATGGGCAATCCACAGATGAATACACCGTTTCGATTTGTGTGAAAGATGCGAGCGGCCCTTATCATTTGGGACTGCGCAACCATCTTGTTAATCTTGCTAAATCAAATGGCATTGGCTATCAGTTGGACATCTATCCATATTACGGATCAGATGCCTCTGCTGCCATCAAGGCAGGTCACGATATCGTTCACGGTCTTATCGGGCCAGGTATCGACTCGTCTCATGCATTTGAACGCACGCATGAAACATCGCTGCAATGCACCGAAAGCTTACTTTATCACTACATCCAGTCCGATATGGCCATATAA
- the trhA gene encoding PAQR family membrane homeostasis protein TrhA: MGMYIREPINGLTHLLGAVLSIFGLVALTIKASTTTDSILALTAVIIFGVSMILLYSASATYHMVIARDHVIAFLRRMDHSMIFVLIAGTYTPFCLISLNGTTTGWVLFSVINGLAIMGVIFKLIWFHAPRWLSTALYIIMGWIVVFFSPSLAPAIGTAGMVFLVLGGVFYTIGGIIYWLKPKFLEFKHMGFHEVFHIFIMFGTLFHFICIYGYVL, translated from the coding sequence TTGGGCATGTACATTCGTGAACCCATTAACGGTTTAACCCATTTACTTGGAGCTGTTTTATCTATTTTTGGCCTGGTGGCCTTGACAATCAAAGCAAGCACAACGACAGATTCTATTCTTGCCTTAACTGCTGTAATTATTTTCGGGGTGAGTATGATCTTGTTATATTCAGCTTCAGCAACGTATCATATGGTTATCGCACGAGATCATGTGATAGCCTTTTTAAGACGGATGGACCACTCTATGATCTTTGTTTTGATCGCAGGGACTTATACACCCTTCTGTCTGATCAGCTTAAACGGCACCACAACCGGTTGGGTATTATTTAGTGTTATCAACGGATTAGCCATTATGGGCGTGATTTTCAAACTTATATGGTTCCATGCACCAAGATGGTTATCAACGGCCTTGTACATCATTATGGGCTGGATCGTTGTATTCTTCAGTCCGTCTCTTGCTCCGGCGATCGGAACAGCGGGAATGGTTTTTCTAGTTTTGGGTGGTGTCTTTTATACCATTGGCGGCATTATTTACTGGCTTAAACCGAAGTTCTTGGAATTCAAGCATATGGGCTTCCATGAAGTTTTTCATATTTTCATCATGTTTGGTACCCTTTTCCACTTTATATGTATATATGGATATGTCCTATAA
- a CDS encoding DUF1836 domain-containing protein, whose translation MRKWETLIDELQLENRLALEDIPDVDLYMDQVIQLFEKKFASSKRNEDEKVLTKTMINNYAKGQLFIPIKNKRYTKNHIMLISMIYQLKGALSIKDIKQLLYQLNDKITDDDFQLEDLYEGYLELAKENADHFKEDVMTRAEDVVDELDALKEDDDVEYLERLLMAASFVNMSNLYRRAAEKLVDDMDMPQEKQK comes from the coding sequence ATGAGAAAATGGGAAACATTAATAGATGAGTTGCAGCTTGAGAACAGGCTTGCTTTAGAAGATATTCCCGATGTCGATTTATATATGGATCAAGTCATTCAGCTTTTTGAGAAAAAATTTGCGAGTTCAAAGCGTAATGAAGATGAAAAAGTACTGACGAAAACGATGATCAATAACTATGCTAAAGGGCAATTGTTTATCCCGATCAAAAACAAACGCTATACCAAAAATCATATCATGTTGATTAGCATGATCTATCAATTAAAAGGTGCTTTGTCGATTAAAGATATTAAGCAGCTTTTGTATCAACTCAATGATAAAATTACAGATGATGATTTTCAATTGGAGGATTTATATGAAGGGTATCTCGAATTAGCGAAAGAAAACGCTGATCATTTTAAAGAAGATGTTATGACACGCGCGGAAGATGTCGTTGACGAACTGGACGCATTAAAAGAAGATGATGACGTTGAGTATCTTGAACGTCTGCTTATGGCTGCCTCATTCGTCAATATGAGCAATTTATACCGCAGAGCAGCTGAAAAACTTGTTGATGATATGGATATGCCTCAGGAAAAACAAAAATAA
- the sppA gene encoding signal peptide peptidase SppA yields the protein MMTGKRWIALGLAAFLLVVSVVFQMVASVFTTDLEALLNTNKKPFEEVTIESGASGNKIAVLELNGVIQDTGGGSVLNAASYQHDRFLKMIEAAGEDRQTDGLIIRVNSPGGGVVESAEIHDKIVDLKKKYDKPVYISMGNTAASGGYYISAPADKIVAHPATLTGSIGVIMESINVAELADEFGIDVNTIKSGEFKDIMSPTKKMTDKERQILQTMVDELYGEFVNVIVEGRDMDEQKVRELGDGRVYTGTQAKNNGLVDSLGNLEDTIEMMKDDHNLDDATIVEYKTGQNFSQLIGMTTSKLIGRDDEISGVLDLIRDSSGPRAMYLYAE from the coding sequence ATGATGACTGGAAAAAGGTGGATCGCTTTAGGCCTTGCTGCATTCTTGCTTGTAGTGTCTGTTGTATTTCAAATGGTGGCAAGTGTGTTTACCACAGATTTGGAAGCGTTGCTGAATACGAATAAAAAACCATTTGAAGAGGTAACGATCGAATCAGGCGCTTCAGGAAATAAAATAGCCGTTCTCGAATTAAACGGCGTTATTCAGGATACAGGTGGTGGATCTGTTCTTAATGCTGCTTCTTATCAGCATGACCGATTTTTAAAAATGATTGAAGCTGCCGGAGAGGATCGTCAAACAGACGGGTTGATTATCAGAGTCAATTCTCCGGGGGGCGGCGTCGTTGAGAGTGCTGAAATTCATGATAAAATTGTGGACCTCAAGAAAAAATATGACAAGCCTGTTTATATTTCGATGGGGAATACTGCTGCTTCCGGCGGGTATTACATATCGGCTCCAGCTGATAAAATCGTAGCCCATCCGGCCACATTAACCGGATCGATCGGTGTGATTATGGAGAGTATAAATGTCGCTGAGCTTGCGGATGAATTTGGCATTGATGTGAATACGATTAAAAGCGGGGAATTTAAAGATATCATGTCTCCGACTAAGAAAATGACCGATAAAGAGCGTCAAATTTTGCAAACAATGGTGGATGAACTGTATGGGGAATTTGTGAATGTAATCGTTGAAGGACGAGATATGGATGAACAAAAAGTGAGAGAGCTTGGAGACGGCCGCGTATATACGGGAACACAAGCAAAAAATAACGGCCTCGTCGATTCACTCGGAAATCTGGAAGATACGATTGAGATGATGAAAGACGACCATAATCTAGATGATGCAACTATCGTGGAGTACAAAACAGGGCAAAACTTTTCACAGTTGATCGGCATGACGACCAGCAAATTAATTGGCAGAGATGACGAAATATCAGGCGTGCTGGATTTGATCAGAGATTCTTCAGGTCCAAGAGCGATGTATTTATATGCAGAATAA
- a CDS encoding RDD family protein: MMSIHDGTYDASIMSEEHQATRDVMRYAGFWMRFWAYLADLLVIAGLSTLLIGPINLLIDLREITIGFWTTAGVLGSVIFYAYFLLMTRYFGQTLGKMIFGLRVISTNGGRPAWGDLIFREVIGRFIYRVFLVMHVLYIVVAFTKNKDGLHDMVANTHVIYERHR, encoded by the coding sequence ATGATGAGTATTCATGATGGTACTTATGATGCTTCTATAATGTCGGAAGAACATCAGGCCACGAGAGATGTGATGCGATATGCTGGATTCTGGATGCGTTTTTGGGCTTATCTGGCAGATCTTCTGGTTATTGCAGGTTTAAGCACTTTACTTATTGGCCCAATAAATTTACTGATTGATTTAAGGGAAATCACCATAGGGTTCTGGACAACGGCCGGTGTGCTCGGGTCGGTGATTTTTTACGCCTATTTTTTACTAATGACACGCTATTTCGGGCAGACATTAGGCAAGATGATCTTCGGCTTACGCGTGATCAGCACAAACGGTGGGCGGCCTGCATGGGGAGATTTGATTTTTAGGGAAGTTATCGGGAGATTTATCTATCGCGTGTTTTTAGTGATGCATGTTTTGTATATTGTTGTGGCTTTCACTAAAAATAAAGATGGTTTGCATGATATGGTTGCCAACACACATGTTATTTATGAAAGGCATCGATGA
- a CDS encoding FUSC family protein — protein sequence MKRALPFVGSRVVKTGVAVFLTAWICNLLNWPPVFAVITAIVTLEPTVADSIKKGIVRFPASAIGSFYAVLFISLFGNSPITYTFAAVFTIATCFRLKLHAGLLVATLTAVAMVEVIHSNFVVSFFIRLGTTTTGLVVSTIVNMFVLPPDYTKEIVEVMSKARRQTGEIISKVFKDILNNKHEEDAVDIEMIQKLDKKLFNIETLIRFQQEESKFHPMVGNEKERFQEARRHLQDLRLIHYHLDNLVHTQLKCPAWSHNENEIILEAVAALEQTMSNQSSYNRGDHIRRFNKLMELFWEDNEEITKKNDKHPTRFPPELIILYELLSIYKLVIRYYTKK from the coding sequence ATGAAACGAGCTTTGCCATTTGTTGGCAGCCGCGTGGTGAAAACCGGTGTGGCAGTATTTTTAACAGCCTGGATCTGTAATTTATTGAATTGGCCTCCAGTTTTTGCAGTGATCACAGCAATTGTGACACTTGAACCGACTGTCGCGGATTCGATAAAAAAGGGCATTGTCCGCTTCCCAGCTTCAGCCATTGGTTCATTTTATGCGGTACTGTTTATCTCTCTTTTTGGAAATTCACCAATTACATATACGTTTGCTGCCGTTTTTACCATTGCAACCTGTTTCAGACTTAAGCTCCACGCGGGATTGCTTGTTGCCACCTTGACAGCAGTAGCCATGGTGGAAGTCATTCACAGCAATTTCGTCGTTTCTTTCTTCATTCGACTGGGAACGACAACCACAGGTCTAGTGGTGTCCACAATCGTTAACATGTTTGTGTTACCGCCAGATTATACCAAAGAAATTGTTGAAGTTATGAGCAAAGCCCGACGGCAAACAGGCGAAATCATATCAAAAGTATTCAAAGACATTTTAAATAACAAGCATGAAGAGGATGCTGTTGATATTGAAATGATACAAAAGCTGGATAAGAAACTGTTTAACATTGAAACTCTCATCCGTTTTCAACAAGAGGAAAGTAAATTTCATCCGATGGTTGGTAATGAAAAAGAACGGTTTCAAGAAGCACGAAGGCATTTACAGGACCTTAGACTGATTCATTACCATCTGGATAACCTTGTTCATACCCAATTAAAATGTCCAGCGTGGTCTCATAACGAAAATGAAATTATTTTAGAAGCTGTGGCTGCTTTGGAGCAAACGATGAGCAACCAATCCTCTTACAATCGAGGCGACCATATCAGACGGTTTAACAAACTAATGGAGCTGTTTTGGGAGGACAATGAGGAGATTACTAAAAAAAATGACAAACATCCAACTCGGTTTCCACCCGAACTGATTATTTTATATGAATTACTCTCTATTTATAAATTGGTAATCCGTTATTACACGAAAAAATGA
- a CDS encoding C40 family peptidase, translating to MRKSILTVSAVAAIGFSSVFTGNVVHADSLQSLKQQKAGVQDERASIKSELSDAEAKIADVLTDIEKINQEIERTEEALKANQDKLKETKTNIDETNKKITQLEDEIKELEASIEKRMEILQKRARSYQENGGDISYMDVVFGAKSFGDFISRLAIVNKITESDAALVEEQESDKKAVVEKQGKVEDRLQELEDMKFDLEEMESVIVAQQETNAEKKQDLNKKKTNLRKMAAKLEVKDSRLASLETSIGQSIAAANRPSPGSLTTLGSSDSSNSSSNNTSSNNSISKPAANTAVNTTPAPSGSGGVSSAISLGKQYIGRSTYVYGAKNPSRGQFDCSGFVSWALESSGYGTVPRSTRGLRNFGTRVPASQMQAGDLVFFNTTSNADSHVGIYLGGGKFLGSQSSTGVGIANMNSGYWKSKFKGHVRRIQ from the coding sequence TTGAGAAAGTCTATATTGACAGTTTCGGCTGTAGCCGCAATCGGTTTTAGCAGTGTATTTACAGGCAATGTTGTCCACGCAGACAGTTTACAATCTCTCAAACAGCAAAAAGCAGGCGTTCAAGATGAGCGGGCATCGATCAAAAGCGAATTATCCGATGCTGAAGCCAAGATCGCTGATGTGCTGACTGATATTGAAAAAATTAATCAGGAAATTGAACGCACTGAAGAAGCTTTAAAAGCGAATCAGGATAAATTAAAAGAAACTAAAACAAATATTGATGAAACAAATAAAAAGATCACCCAGCTCGAAGATGAGATTAAAGAGCTAGAGGCCAGCATTGAAAAGCGTATGGAAATCCTGCAGAAACGGGCACGTTCTTATCAGGAAAACGGCGGAGACATCAGCTACATGGATGTCGTGTTTGGAGCTAAAAGCTTTGGTGACTTTATTAGCCGTCTGGCAATCGTAAATAAAATTACTGAATCAGATGCAGCACTTGTTGAAGAACAAGAATCTGATAAGAAAGCAGTTGTCGAAAAGCAGGGAAAAGTTGAAGACAGACTTCAAGAGCTTGAAGATATGAAGTTTGATCTTGAAGAGATGGAAAGCGTTATTGTGGCTCAGCAAGAAACAAACGCTGAGAAAAAACAAGATTTAAATAAAAAGAAAACCAACTTGCGCAAAATGGCAGCTAAATTAGAGGTAAAAGACTCACGTCTGGCTTCATTGGAAACGAGCATTGGACAAAGTATTGCCGCAGCAAACAGACCAAGCCCCGGCAGTTTGACAACGCTTGGCAGCTCAGACTCAAGCAATTCAAGTTCAAATAACACAAGTTCAAATAATTCAATTTCAAAACCAGCAGCCAACACAGCTGTTAACACAACACCTGCACCTTCAGGATCAGGCGGTGTCAGCTCTGCGATCAGCCTTGGTAAGCAATATATTGGCCGTTCAACATATGTATATGGTGCTAAGAACCCAAGCCGCGGTCAGTTCGATTGTTCCGGATTTGTTTCCTGGGCACTTGAATCAAGTGGTTATGGAACTGTGCCAAGAAGCACACGTGGATTGAGAAACTTTGGTACAAGAGTTCCTGCAAGTCAGATGCAAGCTGGTGACCTTGTATTCTTCAATACCACTTCCAACGCAGACAGCCATGTAGGTATCTACCTTGGCGGCGGCAAATTCCTAGGTTCCCAGTCTTCAACTGGTGTAGGAATTGCTAACATGAACAGTGGTTACTGGAAGAGCAAATTTAAAGGTCATGTAAGAAGAATTCAATAG
- the ltrA gene encoding group II intron reverse transcriptase/maturase codes for MMETKLTRIAELAKKDKNMAFTSLAHLLNVNNLKQCHYELPSEKARGTKGISKEGYGDNLNENVDDLVKRLKNNAYRPVPVRRTYIDKPGSRKKRPLGIPDHEDKIVQRAIGKILNAIYENDFLESSFGFRPNRNCHDALKILNVYIEKRPTNFVVDADIKGFFDNVDHDWMMKFRNHRIKDPNLLRIIRRFLKGGYMEEGKYFDTDKGTPQGGIISPILANVYLHYVLDLWFEKRVKKQCKGHAYIVRYADDFVCCFQYEDEAKAFYSALIKRLAKFGLEIAEDKTSIISFGRNAGNGGSGKPSTFDFLGFTHYCSKSRTGNFRVKRKTSRKKMKAKLANQKEWLKANRNRDIQEIMARLDRSLKGYYNYYCITDNTLAVEEFLYRVKQLLFKWMNRRSQRKSFSWDKFNLFLRKYPLPKPKMKVNIYELRNEISYIL; via the coding sequence ATGATGGAAACGAAACTAACAAGGATAGCAGAATTAGCTAAGAAAGATAAGAATATGGCGTTTACGTCATTGGCACATCTCTTAAACGTGAACAATCTTAAACAATGTCATTATGAATTGCCTAGTGAAAAAGCCAGAGGTACAAAAGGAATTTCTAAGGAAGGCTACGGCGATAACCTCAATGAAAATGTCGATGATCTGGTCAAACGGCTTAAGAACAATGCTTACCGCCCTGTACCAGTCAGACGCACTTACATTGATAAGCCGGGCTCGAGAAAGAAAAGACCTTTAGGTATCCCTGACCATGAGGATAAGATTGTTCAACGGGCTATAGGGAAGATTCTTAATGCCATATATGAGAATGATTTTCTTGAAAGCTCTTTTGGCTTCCGCCCTAACAGAAACTGTCATGATGCGTTGAAAATCCTGAATGTATATATTGAAAAGCGCCCCACCAACTTTGTGGTGGATGCTGATATTAAAGGATTCTTTGACAATGTTGATCATGACTGGATGATGAAGTTTCGGAACCATCGTATCAAAGACCCGAACCTCTTAAGAATCATCCGACGCTTCCTTAAGGGAGGTTACATGGAGGAAGGAAAGTATTTTGATACGGATAAAGGGACTCCGCAAGGAGGGATCATTTCCCCCATTTTAGCGAATGTGTATTTGCACTATGTACTAGACCTATGGTTTGAGAAACGGGTCAAGAAGCAATGCAAAGGACATGCATACATCGTGCGCTATGCCGATGACTTTGTATGTTGTTTTCAGTATGAGGACGAAGCAAAAGCTTTCTACTCAGCATTAATTAAAAGACTAGCCAAATTTGGCTTGGAAATAGCTGAAGACAAAACAAGTATCATTTCATTTGGTCGAAACGCTGGAAATGGAGGATCTGGAAAGCCATCTACATTTGATTTTCTTGGCTTCACGCACTATTGCAGTAAAAGCCGAACCGGTAACTTTCGTGTTAAACGCAAGACCAGCCGCAAGAAAATGAAAGCCAAGCTAGCGAATCAAAAGGAGTGGCTGAAAGCCAATCGAAACAGAGATATTCAAGAGATTATGGCAAGACTCGATCGGTCACTTAAAGGATATTACAACTATTATTGTATTACAGATAATACGTTGGCGGTGGAGGAATTCCTCTACCGGGTCAAGCAATTGTTATTTAAGTGGATGAATCGACGGAGTCAAAGGAAATCTTTTAGTTGGGATAAATTCAACTTATTCTTAAGAAAATACCCCTTGCCCAAGCCGAAAATGAAAGTGAACATTTATGAACTAAGAAACGAGATTAGCTATATTTTGTAA
- a CDS encoding BCCT family transporter: MTFRNPVFYISALLVTTLVVIGAIVPEKFGNVAEKLFNFTTINFGWFYLLAVFIFVLFLIGLSISKYGKMRLGPADSRPEYPFFTWIGMLFSAGFGAGLVFWGVAEPMSHFFETPFPGVEAQTEEAARIAMGYAFFHWGVSQWSVFAIVGLVIAFLQFRQEKKGLISTAIEPVVGKNRVLGQTIDTLAVIATVMGVATSLGLGILQMNGGLKTVFNWPTSIWIQMIVAAVMLVMYLLSSSTGLNKGIKWLSNLNLGLCLVLLLFVFLAGPTVFILNTFVLGLGDYLTNFVQYSLRLTPYQGGDWVRDWTIFYWAWSIAWSPFVGAFVARVSRGRTIRQFVFGVLVVPPVIACLWIAVFGGTTIFSDLNKGTKIAEAVNNDIAVALFKTFGDLPFSIVLSVLSILLIFTFLVTSADSATYILGSMTSKGSLNPPLTVKIIWGVLITAIAVVLLLAGAGGLDALQTASLISALPFTVILLIMVGAFLKIVKSSNKQK, encoded by the coding sequence ATGACTTTTCGTAACCCGGTATTTTACATATCAGCACTCTTAGTAACCACTCTCGTTGTGATTGGTGCCATTGTTCCTGAGAAATTCGGAAATGTAGCTGAAAAATTGTTTAATTTTACAACCATTAATTTTGGCTGGTTCTATTTATTAGCTGTATTTATTTTTGTTTTATTTCTCATCGGGCTTTCGATCAGTAAATATGGGAAGATGCGACTGGGACCAGCCGATTCCAGACCCGAATACCCTTTTTTTACTTGGATTGGAATGCTATTTTCAGCCGGTTTTGGGGCAGGACTGGTATTCTGGGGTGTAGCAGAGCCCATGAGTCATTTTTTCGAGACACCATTTCCAGGCGTTGAAGCTCAGACAGAAGAAGCCGCCCGTATTGCGATGGGGTATGCATTCTTTCATTGGGGTGTCAGTCAATGGTCTGTTTTTGCCATTGTTGGTTTGGTTATTGCCTTCTTACAATTCAGACAAGAAAAGAAGGGTTTAATATCAACAGCCATTGAACCGGTTGTGGGTAAAAATCGTGTGCTTGGCCAAACGATTGATACACTTGCTGTCATTGCGACTGTAATGGGCGTCGCAACATCACTTGGACTCGGCATATTACAAATGAATGGTGGTTTAAAGACCGTATTTAACTGGCCGACATCTATTTGGATTCAAATGATCGTTGCAGCCGTTATGCTTGTTATGTATTTGCTGTCATCAAGTACAGGACTTAACAAAGGGATCAAATGGCTCAGTAATTTAAATCTAGGCTTATGCCTGGTGTTGCTGCTCTTTGTTTTCCTGGCTGGACCAACTGTCTTTATATTGAACACCTTTGTTCTTGGGCTTGGAGATTATCTGACCAATTTCGTACAATACTCCCTCCGTCTAACCCCGTATCAAGGCGGGGACTGGGTTCGTGACTGGACTATTTTCTACTGGGCTTGGTCAATTGCATGGTCCCCTTTTGTTGGTGCTTTCGTTGCTCGTGTATCCAGAGGAAGGACGATCCGGCAATTCGTATTTGGTGTTCTGGTCGTTCCGCCTGTCATTGCTTGTTTATGGATTGCGGTGTTTGGCGGCACGACTATTTTCAGTGATTTGAATAAAGGAACAAAAATTGCCGAAGCTGTTAATAATGACATTGCTGTTGCGCTCTTTAAAACTTTTGGAGATCTGCCATTTTCAATTGTATTGTCTGTTTTGTCGATTCTGCTAATCTTTACGTTTCTGGTCACTTCTGCTGACTCAGCAACTTATATATTGGGCAGCATGACGTCCAAAGGGAGTCTAAATCCACCGCTCACGGTAAAGATTATATGGGGCGTACTGATCACCGCAATAGCAGTCGTGCTGCTGCTGGCTGGGGCCGGTGGCTTGGATGCGCTGCAGACTGCTTCACTTATATCAGCGTTGCCTTTTACGGTTATCCTGCTGATCATGGTCGGTGCTTTTTTGAAAATAGTCAAATCCTCAAACAAACAAAAATAA
- a CDS encoding hemolysin family protein, with protein sequence MDETTEIVIKILTVILLIILTAFFVATEFAIVKVRATRINHLIETGNKGAKNVKKIIEHLDAYLSACQLGITVTALGLGWLGEPTVQALFTPLFDSLNMSPAVTKIVSFAVAFFIVTFLHVVAGELAPKTIAIQKAEKVALLCAKPLIFFYRVMYPFIWLLNGSSRLFIRLFGFRAVQESEVAHSEEELRLILSESYKSGEINQTEMTYVTNIFDFDERSAKEIMVPRTDMVCLYKDTSHQENLDVIKERQFTRYPVAEGDKDHIAGLVHIKELMTYELANDGGSISSLIRPVLHISEGTPIKQVLISMQKERIHMAIVIDEYGGTAGLVTVEDILEEIVGEIRDEFDTNEKPMWEQLDEHTYLADGKLLLEDINERLDTDLHDKEIDTIGGWILSHDMDAGHGTVIEHNGIQFIVEEIDGFRVKKVKIIIE encoded by the coding sequence CTGGATGAAACAACAGAGATTGTCATCAAAATCCTCACAGTTATTTTACTGATCATATTAACGGCATTTTTTGTAGCGACTGAATTTGCGATTGTTAAAGTAAGAGCAACACGCATTAATCATTTGATTGAAACAGGAAATAAAGGTGCAAAAAACGTAAAAAAAATCATAGAACATCTTGATGCCTATTTATCTGCATGTCAGTTGGGCATTACAGTGACAGCGCTTGGTCTTGGGTGGTTAGGGGAGCCTACCGTGCAAGCGTTGTTCACACCACTTTTTGACAGTTTAAACATGTCTCCTGCTGTAACTAAGATTGTGTCTTTTGCTGTCGCCTTTTTCATTGTGACTTTTCTGCATGTTGTGGCAGGAGAACTCGCACCAAAAACAATAGCCATCCAAAAAGCGGAAAAAGTTGCATTGTTATGTGCGAAACCCTTGATCTTCTTTTATAGGGTGATGTATCCATTCATTTGGCTTTTAAATGGTTCTTCCCGTTTGTTTATCCGTCTCTTCGGTTTTAGAGCGGTTCAAGAAAGTGAGGTAGCTCATTCTGAGGAAGAATTGCGCCTGATTCTGTCTGAAAGCTATAAAAGTGGAGAAATCAATCAAACTGAAATGACTTACGTTACGAATATATTTGATTTTGACGAACGCTCAGCCAAAGAAATTATGGTGCCGCGGACAGATATGGTTTGTTTATACAAAGACACCAGCCATCAGGAAAACCTGGACGTGATTAAAGAGCGCCAATTCACCAGGTACCCGGTAGCAGAGGGTGATAAGGATCATATTGCCGGCTTAGTTCATATAAAAGAATTAATGACATATGAATTGGCCAACGACGGGGGTTCTATTTCCAGCTTGATTCGACCCGTACTCCATATCTCTGAGGGAACGCCAATCAAGCAAGTTCTGATTTCCATGCAAAAAGAACGTATTCATATGGCCATAGTTATAGATGAATATGGGGGTACAGCTGGGTTAGTTACTGTTGAAGACATTCTTGAAGAAATTGTCGGAGAAATCCGGGATGAATTTGATACCAATGAAAAACCTATGTGGGAACAGTTGGATGAGCATACATATCTTGCAGACGGTAAGCTGCTGCTGGAAGATATTAATGAACGATTAGATACAGATCTGCACGATAAGGAAATTGACACGATCGGCGGCTGGATCCTCTCACATGATATGGATGCAGGACACGGCACAGTGATTGAACACAATGGCATTCAGTTTATAGTAGAAGAGATCGACGGCTTTCGAGTGAAAAAAGTTAAAATCATCATAGAATGA